The following coding sequences are from one Caballeronia sp. SBC1 window:
- a CDS encoding neutral zinc metallopeptidase gives MRLDDEAESRNVEDRRGAGGGGGGGGFRIGGGRSIGIGTIVVALAAAYFFGIDPMLILSGGSTGQSGSYSQPQMQQRQVDSRAQPRPSANDQDAVFVRRVLGNTERTWQQIFRTRYNQDYPAPKLVLFTGGTATACGTGQSAMGPFYCPSDRTVYIDLSFYRELRDRFGAGGDFAQAYVIAHEVGHHVQNVLGIMNKVDAARQRMSREQANQLSVRVELQADCFAGVWANVAQKNNAKLIEPGDFQEGLNAAGAIGDDRLQKETQGRVVPEAFTHGTSAQRQRWLNRGLATGDLGQCDTFGAKTL, from the coding sequence ATGCGTCTTGATGACGAAGCAGAGAGCCGTAATGTGGAGGACCGGCGTGGGGCCGGCGGCGGCGGCGGGGGAGGAGGATTTCGCATCGGCGGAGGGCGCTCGATCGGTATCGGCACGATCGTCGTGGCGTTGGCGGCCGCCTATTTTTTCGGTATCGATCCCATGTTGATCCTGAGTGGCGGTTCGACCGGGCAGAGTGGTTCATACAGCCAGCCGCAGATGCAGCAACGCCAGGTGGACTCGCGCGCTCAGCCGCGACCAAGTGCGAACGATCAAGACGCAGTGTTTGTGCGCCGTGTCCTCGGCAACACCGAGCGCACGTGGCAGCAGATTTTCCGGACCCGCTACAACCAGGATTATCCGGCGCCCAAGCTTGTCCTCTTCACCGGCGGCACCGCAACCGCATGCGGAACCGGCCAGTCGGCCATGGGGCCGTTCTACTGCCCGAGCGACCGGACGGTGTATATCGATTTGTCGTTCTATCGGGAGTTGCGTGACCGTTTCGGCGCGGGCGGAGATTTTGCGCAGGCGTACGTGATTGCGCACGAAGTTGGCCACCATGTGCAGAACGTGCTGGGCATCATGAATAAAGTCGATGCCGCCCGGCAACGGATGTCGCGGGAACAGGCCAACCAGTTGTCGGTGCGTGTCGAGTTGCAGGCGGACTGTTTCGCGGGTGTCTGGGCCAACGTGGCTCAGAAGAACAACGCGAAACTGATCGAGCCTGGCGACTTCCAGGAAGGGCTGAACGCGGCGGGAGCAATAGGCGACGACCGGCTGCAGAAGGAGACGCAGGGACGCGTGGTTCCGGAAGCGTTTACGCACGGCACGAGCGCGCAGCGGCAGCGCTGGTTGAATCGCGGACTGGCGACGGGCGATCTGGGGCAATGCGACACCTTTGGCGCCAAAACGCTCTGA
- the waaC gene encoding lipopolysaccharide heptosyltransferase I, protein MKRILIVKVTSLGDIVETQPVVSDLRRAFPSAKIDWAADAAFADIIRWNPAVDRVLSAPLRKFKKARSWADLKDIGASIGDLRAEKYDAILDIHGVYKSAIIAFLARGSRRYGYKNKDLGELGAAFAYNKRFGPRPKTDAWRGMRVSVADALGYTFDETPDFNLHLPPLATPLQLPQGAPIAMLFHATSADEKKWPIDRWAETGRSLTARGYRIALPWGTEGERREGEQIAALVPGAIVLPKLTVTECAHCIEASALVVGMDTGLVHLAYALGRPTVMIFTATSREHFGIGSSDHSVSVGDQHAPPNVASVLEAIEGVLTGTVAPVAHDVATGIVS, encoded by the coding sequence ATGAAGCGAATCCTGATTGTCAAGGTGACATCATTGGGCGATATCGTAGAGACGCAACCTGTCGTCTCCGATCTTCGCCGTGCATTTCCGTCCGCCAAGATCGACTGGGCGGCAGACGCGGCCTTTGCCGACATCATTCGCTGGAATCCAGCCGTGGACCGCGTGTTGAGCGCGCCGCTGCGCAAGTTCAAAAAAGCCCGCAGCTGGGCGGATTTGAAAGACATCGGCGCATCTATCGGAGATCTGCGGGCTGAGAAGTACGACGCTATCCTCGATATCCATGGCGTGTACAAGAGCGCGATCATTGCGTTCCTGGCTCGCGGGAGCCGGCGGTATGGCTATAAGAACAAGGATCTGGGCGAGCTCGGTGCGGCGTTTGCGTACAACAAACGCTTCGGGCCGCGGCCGAAAACGGATGCCTGGCGCGGCATGCGTGTGAGCGTGGCGGACGCGCTGGGTTATACGTTCGACGAAACCCCCGACTTCAATCTTCATCTGCCGCCGCTGGCTACGCCGCTGCAGCTTCCCCAGGGCGCGCCCATCGCAATGCTGTTCCACGCTACATCAGCCGATGAAAAGAAATGGCCGATCGACCGGTGGGCTGAGACAGGGCGTTCGCTGACCGCGCGGGGTTATCGGATTGCGCTGCCGTGGGGTACCGAAGGCGAGCGCCGGGAGGGCGAGCAGATTGCGGCGCTCGTACCGGGTGCAATCGTTTTGCCGAAGCTGACTGTGACCGAGTGCGCGCATTGCATTGAGGCGTCGGCGCTGGTCGTGGGCATGGATACAGGGCTGGTCCACTTGGCCTATGCGCTGGGCCGGCCCACGGTGATGATTTTCACCGCAACGTCGCGCGAGCATTTCGGCATTGGCTCGTCGGACCATTCGGTTTCTGTCGGCGACCAGCATGCTCCGCCGAATGTGGCGTCGGTGCTGGAAGCAATAGAGGGCGTGTTGACGGGAACGGTGGCACCCGTCGCACATGATGTCGCGACGGGGATCGTGTCCTGA
- a CDS encoding permease, which translates to MQSTLRQPRVALGWITFLMIAVVGLFYVKWFPYYNRAFVAASQHSIGKSILMGTAASAPAPSWQAAIDYAIAYGKAIWQAMVLGLLLGSAVQALIPPQWVARALGKSGFGSVVNGGLMSLPGMMCTCCAAPVVAGLRARQAAPGAAIAFWLGNTVLNPATLIFMGFVLGWQWMGLRLALGILMVFGLGYAVNQMVTPKEAEASRGEMAKLVTAEDPGTAFTRWIRILGRMTIRLVPEYIVLVLVLGAARAWLFPHIGPNIDNSVLWIVGLAIAGTLFVIPTAGEVPIIQAMLSLGMSVGPAGALLMTLPPVSLPSVAMLGRSFPPRVLTFVAVAVVGFGIVAGLLAVALGF; encoded by the coding sequence ATGCAATCCACTCTTCGACAACCACGCGTCGCGCTCGGCTGGATCACGTTCCTGATGATCGCGGTCGTGGGCCTGTTTTACGTCAAATGGTTTCCTTACTACAACCGTGCGTTCGTGGCAGCTAGTCAGCATTCCATCGGTAAATCAATCCTGATGGGCACCGCCGCGAGCGCGCCTGCGCCGTCGTGGCAGGCCGCTATCGACTATGCGATCGCTTATGGCAAGGCGATCTGGCAGGCAATGGTCCTCGGGCTTCTGCTCGGCTCGGCAGTGCAGGCGCTGATTCCGCCGCAATGGGTGGCGCGCGCGCTTGGCAAGAGCGGTTTTGGCAGTGTGGTGAACGGTGGCCTGATGTCGCTGCCGGGCATGATGTGCACCTGCTGCGCAGCGCCGGTCGTGGCCGGCCTGCGGGCGCGTCAGGCGGCGCCGGGAGCGGCTATCGCGTTCTGGCTCGGTAACACCGTGCTGAACCCGGCCACGCTGATTTTCATGGGCTTCGTGCTCGGCTGGCAATGGATGGGACTGCGGCTCGCGCTGGGAATTCTTATGGTGTTCGGCCTGGGTTACGCCGTGAACCAGATGGTAACGCCTAAGGAAGCCGAAGCGTCGCGCGGCGAGATGGCGAAGCTGGTGACTGCGGAAGATCCGGGTACGGCGTTCACGCGCTGGATTCGCATTCTCGGACGCATGACGATCCGGCTTGTGCCGGAATACATCGTGCTCGTGCTGGTGCTCGGCGCAGCGCGGGCGTGGTTGTTTCCGCATATTGGTCCGAATATCGACAACAGCGTGCTGTGGATTGTCGGTCTCGCTATTGCCGGCACGTTGTTTGTGATCCCGACAGCAGGCGAAGTGCCGATCATCCAGGCAATGCTGTCGCTTGGCATGTCAGTCGGCCCCGCGGGCGCGCTGCTGATGACGCTGCCGCCGGTCAGCTTGCCGTCGGTCGCCATGCTCGGCCGTTCTTTCCCGCCGCGCGTACTGACGTTCGTGGCCGTCGCGGTGGTCGGGTTCGGGATTGTCGCGGGACTGCTTGCGGTGGCGCTGGGCTTCTGA
- a CDS encoding ethanolamine ammonia-lyase subunit EutB: MSYNETIGLRTYRFDDLKTLLAKASPPRSGDQLAGVTADTEEERVAAKMALAQVPLRTFLNEALIPYEIDEVTRLIIDDHCPQAFAEISHLNVGDFRNWLLTDTTDSAALGRVSAGLTPEMVAAVSKLMRNQDLILVAKKRPVITRFRNTIGLPGHMSVRLQPNHPTDDVKGIAASMLDGLMYGCGDAVIGINPASDSLSAITTLLVMIDDFRQRYEVPTQSCVLTHVTNTIAAIEKGAPVDLVFQSIAGTEKANSSFGVSLALLQEAHEAGLSMKRGTVGNDLMYFETGQGSALSANAHHGVDQQTCEVRAYAVARKFSPLLVNTVVGFIGPEYLYDGRQIIRAGLEDHFCGKLLGVPMGCDICYTNHAEADQDDMDNLLTLLGVANVNFIMGIPGADDIMLNYQSTSFHDALYVRNVLGLRRAPEFEAWLESMRITDPRGMLVNQSASQPLLEWMSA; encoded by the coding sequence ATGAGCTATAACGAGACCATCGGTCTTCGGACATACCGTTTCGACGACCTGAAGACGCTGCTGGCGAAAGCCAGCCCACCCCGTTCTGGCGACCAGTTGGCAGGCGTGACAGCCGACACGGAAGAAGAACGTGTGGCGGCGAAGATGGCGCTGGCGCAAGTGCCGTTGCGCACCTTTCTCAACGAAGCGTTGATTCCCTACGAGATTGACGAGGTCACGCGCCTGATCATCGATGATCACTGCCCCCAAGCTTTCGCTGAAATCTCGCATCTCAACGTGGGCGATTTCCGCAACTGGCTGCTCACCGATACCACGGATTCCGCCGCGCTGGGCCGCGTGAGCGCAGGGCTGACACCGGAGATGGTCGCGGCCGTATCGAAGCTCATGCGCAACCAGGATCTGATTCTCGTCGCGAAAAAACGGCCGGTTATCACCCGCTTTCGCAATACGATCGGCTTGCCAGGACATATGTCGGTGCGCCTGCAACCGAACCATCCGACCGACGACGTCAAGGGCATTGCCGCATCAATGCTCGACGGCCTCATGTACGGCTGCGGCGACGCTGTCATCGGTATCAATCCTGCATCGGATTCGTTGAGCGCGATCACGACGCTGCTCGTGATGATCGACGACTTCCGGCAACGCTATGAAGTCCCGACGCAATCATGCGTGCTCACGCATGTGACCAACACGATTGCTGCAATCGAGAAAGGCGCGCCGGTCGATCTCGTGTTCCAGTCGATTGCTGGCACCGAGAAAGCGAACAGCAGTTTTGGCGTCTCGCTGGCGCTGCTTCAGGAAGCGCATGAAGCGGGGTTATCGATGAAACGTGGCACCGTTGGCAACGACCTGATGTATTTCGAAACTGGCCAGGGCAGTGCGTTGTCCGCCAACGCGCATCACGGCGTTGATCAGCAAACCTGCGAAGTGCGGGCTTACGCCGTCGCGCGCAAGTTCAGCCCGTTGCTGGTCAACACGGTGGTCGGTTTCATCGGCCCCGAATATTTATATGACGGCCGCCAGATCATTCGCGCCGGACTGGAAGATCACTTCTGCGGCAAGTTGCTCGGCGTCCCCATGGGTTGCGACATCTGCTACACGAATCACGCTGAAGCCGACCAGGACGACATGGACAACCTGCTCACGCTGCTGGGTGTCGCCAATGTCAATTTCATCATGGGCATTCCCGGCGCCGATGACATCATGCTCAATTATCAAAGCACGTCATTCCACGACGCGCTCTATGTACGCAATGTGCTCGGCTTGCGGCGCGCGCCGGAGTTCGAGGCATGGCTTGAATCGATGCGAATCACCGATCCACGCGGCATGTTAGTGAACCAGTCCGCATCACAACCGCTGCTTGAATGGATGAGCGCGTGA
- the cydB gene encoding cytochrome d ubiquinol oxidase subunit II translates to MDLSLTWAAIIALGVLMYVVLDGFDLGIGILFPFFPEERDRDVMMNTVAPVWDGNETWLVLGGAGLFAAFPMIYSTVLSGLYLPLMFMLVCLIFRGVTFEIRSKATRTKHMWDLAFIGGSAGATFFQGVTLGAFLNGIPVADGRFSGDAFTWFTPFSMFTGLALVVTYALLGCCWLIAKTEGDLQRRFYRIVWPLTLLQLGTIVVVSIWTPLQDAGIATRWFDTPWFYRFLPVPVLVVACAWLMRRSIHSRHETRPFMMALAFVLLGYSGLVASISPHAIFPGVSLWELAAPHSSQKFTLIGAAVILPVIIAYTTLGYWVFRGKVRHGEHHYH, encoded by the coding sequence ATGGACTTGTCCCTAACGTGGGCCGCGATCATCGCGCTGGGCGTGCTGATGTATGTCGTGCTGGATGGCTTCGATCTCGGCATCGGCATCCTGTTTCCGTTCTTCCCCGAGGAGCGTGATCGCGACGTCATGATGAACACCGTCGCGCCAGTCTGGGACGGTAACGAAACCTGGCTCGTACTGGGCGGCGCCGGGCTCTTCGCCGCATTCCCCATGATCTATTCAACCGTGCTGTCAGGGCTTTATCTGCCGTTGATGTTCATGCTGGTCTGCCTGATCTTTCGCGGCGTCACGTTCGAAATCAGATCGAAGGCGACTCGCACGAAACACATGTGGGACCTTGCTTTCATCGGCGGATCAGCGGGCGCGACGTTTTTCCAGGGCGTGACGCTTGGCGCATTTCTCAATGGCATTCCGGTCGCGGACGGCCGCTTCTCCGGCGATGCCTTCACCTGGTTCACACCCTTCAGCATGTTCACCGGACTCGCCCTGGTGGTCACCTATGCGCTGCTGGGCTGCTGCTGGCTGATTGCGAAAACGGAAGGCGATCTGCAACGCCGCTTTTACAGAATCGTGTGGCCGCTGACGCTGCTGCAACTGGGGACCATTGTGGTCGTCAGTATCTGGACGCCGCTGCAGGACGCGGGCATTGCGACACGTTGGTTCGATACCCCCTGGTTCTATCGATTCCTGCCAGTGCCTGTGCTTGTGGTCGCCTGCGCGTGGCTGATGCGCCGGTCCATTCATTCACGGCACGAAACGCGGCCGTTCATGATGGCGCTGGCGTTCGTGCTGCTCGGTTATAGCGGCCTGGTGGCGAGCATTTCGCCCCATGCCATCTTCCCCGGCGTGTCGCTCTGGGAACTCGCGGCTCCGCACTCGAGCCAGAAGTTCACGCTCATTGGCGCGGCGGTGATCTTGCCCGTGATCATCGCGTACACAACGCTGGGTTATTGGGTTTTTCGCGGCAAGGTGCGCCATGGCGAACATCACTATCACTAA
- the mnmH gene encoding tRNA 2-selenouridine(34) synthase MnmH, with protein MKNLLVSIDRLADFDEIVDVRTPLEFAEDHIPGALNAPVLSNEERVLVGTMYKQVSPFEAARVGAALVARNIAQHLETTFAGRPRNWRPLIYCWRGGTRSGSVTTVFSMIGWHARQLEGGYKTYRRSTLDTLDHLPTAFRYIVLTGPTGSGKTRLLHALHEAGAQTLDLEQLAAHRGSLLGALPGEPQPSQKWFETLLVCALRSFDPARPVFVEAESRRIGAISLPLALLESFHRGACVEVEASREDRAAFLLHDYAHLFQHPESFKQQLSRLIGLHSRERVSGWHALVDEGREAELARELIDLHYDPAYSRSSHQNFSELPHATHMLFRPNDADVIEQARALLAELDAAQQAQTEKPPVASA; from the coding sequence TTGAAAAACCTGCTTGTTTCCATCGATCGCCTGGCCGATTTCGACGAGATAGTCGACGTCCGCACGCCGCTCGAATTCGCGGAAGACCACATCCCCGGCGCGCTCAACGCGCCCGTACTGAGCAATGAGGAGCGGGTGCTGGTCGGTACGATGTACAAGCAGGTGTCGCCGTTCGAAGCGGCCCGCGTGGGCGCTGCGCTGGTCGCGCGCAATATCGCGCAACACCTTGAGACGACCTTTGCCGGCCGGCCGCGCAACTGGCGCCCGCTGATCTATTGCTGGCGCGGTGGTACCCGGTCCGGTTCTGTCACCACGGTGTTCAGCATGATCGGCTGGCACGCGCGGCAACTGGAAGGCGGGTATAAAACCTACCGTCGCTCGACGCTCGATACGCTCGATCATCTGCCCACCGCGTTCCGGTATATCGTGCTGACAGGCCCCACTGGCAGCGGCAAAACGCGTCTGCTGCACGCATTGCACGAGGCCGGTGCGCAGACGCTGGATCTGGAACAACTGGCGGCGCATCGCGGCTCCTTGCTTGGCGCGTTGCCGGGTGAGCCGCAACCATCGCAGAAATGGTTCGAGACGCTGCTAGTCTGTGCGCTACGCAGCTTCGATCCGGCCCGGCCGGTGTTCGTCGAGGCGGAAAGCCGGCGGATCGGCGCGATCTCTTTGCCCCTCGCGCTGCTGGAGTCGTTTCACCGCGGCGCGTGTGTCGAGGTCGAGGCAAGCCGTGAGGATCGCGCCGCGTTCCTGCTGCACGATTACGCGCATCTTTTCCAGCATCCGGAATCGTTCAAGCAGCAACTGTCGCGGCTGATCGGGCTGCATAGCCGCGAGCGGGTGAGCGGCTGGCATGCGTTAGTCGACGAAGGCCGGGAGGCGGAGCTGGCCCGCGAACTGATCGACCTGCACTACGACCCGGCCTATTCACGCAGCAGCCACCAGAATTTCAGCGAATTGCCGCACGCCACGCACATGCTGTTCCGGCCGAACGACGCCGATGTGATCGAACAGGCAAGGGCGCTTCTGGCAGAACTCGACGCCGCGCAGCAGGCCCAGACCGAAAAGCCGCCCGTCGCGTCGGCCTGA
- the eutC gene encoding ethanolamine ammonia-lyase subunit EutC: MAEFDDPPSSANTNPLDALRRFTNARIALGRAGSSLPTAPLLAFNLSHAQARDAVHQPLDVAALHASLCASGFDTLDVQSAAPDREHYLRRPDLGRKLNDESEARLRDYAAAAPAAFDAVFVVADGLSAYAAARHAVPLLERMRSMLTGVSIGPIVVARQARVALGDGIGELLRARIVVMLIGERPGLSSPDSLGIYLTYEPRIGKSDAERNCISNVRPEGLAYDPAAFKLHYLLTEATRLKLTGVNLKDNSDALLPGAGSSGPVLEA, encoded by the coding sequence ATGGCCGAATTCGACGATCCCCCTTCTTCCGCCAACACCAATCCATTGGACGCCTTGCGCCGTTTTACCAACGCGCGCATTGCGTTAGGACGGGCGGGCAGCAGCCTGCCGACAGCGCCATTGCTTGCGTTCAATCTCTCGCACGCGCAAGCGCGCGACGCCGTGCATCAACCGCTCGATGTGGCCGCGCTGCACGCGTCCCTGTGTGCATCCGGCTTCGATACGCTCGATGTGCAAAGCGCTGCCCCCGATCGCGAGCATTATTTGCGACGCCCCGATCTGGGCAGAAAGCTGAACGATGAAAGTGAAGCGCGACTGCGCGACTACGCGGCCGCAGCGCCCGCTGCGTTCGACGCGGTGTTCGTGGTCGCCGATGGTTTGTCCGCCTACGCGGCGGCACGCCATGCCGTGCCGTTGCTCGAGCGGATGCGTTCGATGCTGACAGGTGTCAGCATCGGTCCGATTGTCGTCGCAAGACAGGCTCGGGTCGCGCTGGGCGATGGTATTGGTGAGCTTTTACGGGCGCGGATCGTGGTGATGCTGATCGGAGAACGGCCCGGCCTGAGTTCCCCCGATAGTCTCGGCATCTACCTGACGTATGAGCCACGCATTGGTAAAAGCGATGCTGAACGCAACTGTATTTCGAACGTACGGCCCGAAGGTCTTGCCTACGATCCCGCCGCGTTCAAGCTGCATTACCTGCTGACTGAAGCAACGCGTTTGAAGCTGACGGGGGTCAATCTTAAAGACAATAGCGATGCGTTGCTGCCAGGGGCAGGCTCGTCGGGCCCGGTGTTGGAAGCCTAG
- a CDS encoding cytochrome ubiquinol oxidase subunit I — MHATQQALDLARIQFAFTVSFHIVFPALSIGLASFIAVLEGMWLKTGKPVYKELCLFWSKVFAVAFGMGVVSGVVMSYEFGTNWGGFSSFAGPITGPLLAYEVMTAFFLEAGFLGIMLFGWNKVGPKAHFGATLMVAIGTLISTFWILASNSWMQTPQGFRIEGDHVVPVSWFKIIFNPSFPYRLSHMAIAAFIVAALVVAASAAYHLLKGRKDPAIKKMFSMSLWLLLVLTPLQAVVGDQHGLNTREYQPAKIAAIEGLWDTEKGGTALNLFGIPDMEAETTKYAVSIPHLGSLILTHSWDGEIRGLKSFPKEDRPNSTVVFWSFRIMAGLGVLMILMSVAGFVLRRKNKLFESKMFQRFVLVMGPSGFISLLAGWVTTEAGRQPWVVYGVMRTAQAVSPVTAQQVGVTLLIFVIVYTLVFGTGIYYLLKLLKTGPALPGTITRAPRMDDDNHTARRPLSVATHSIEGA; from the coding sequence ATGCATGCCACTCAACAAGCGCTCGATCTGGCGCGTATCCAGTTCGCTTTTACGGTTTCTTTCCACATTGTTTTCCCGGCGCTGAGCATCGGGCTGGCGAGTTTTATCGCGGTGCTCGAAGGCATGTGGCTCAAGACCGGTAAGCCGGTCTACAAGGAGTTATGCCTTTTCTGGTCGAAGGTGTTCGCCGTCGCGTTCGGCATGGGCGTGGTGTCCGGCGTCGTGATGAGCTACGAATTCGGCACCAACTGGGGCGGCTTTTCAAGCTTTGCCGGCCCGATCACCGGCCCGCTGCTCGCCTATGAAGTGATGACCGCGTTTTTCCTCGAAGCAGGATTCCTCGGCATCATGCTGTTCGGCTGGAACAAGGTCGGACCGAAAGCGCACTTCGGCGCCACGCTGATGGTCGCCATCGGCACGCTGATCTCGACCTTCTGGATCCTTGCATCGAATAGCTGGATGCAGACGCCGCAGGGGTTTCGTATCGAAGGTGATCATGTCGTGCCGGTGAGCTGGTTCAAGATCATTTTCAACCCGTCGTTTCCGTACCGGCTTTCGCATATGGCGATTGCTGCGTTTATTGTCGCGGCGCTCGTCGTGGCGGCTTCGGCGGCGTACCACTTGCTGAAGGGTCGCAAGGATCCAGCCATCAAGAAAATGTTTTCGATGTCGCTCTGGCTGCTGCTGGTGCTCACCCCGCTTCAGGCTGTAGTCGGCGACCAGCACGGCCTCAACACGCGCGAATATCAACCGGCCAAGATCGCGGCCATTGAAGGTCTGTGGGACACGGAGAAAGGCGGCACTGCGCTGAACCTCTTCGGCATCCCGGACATGGAAGCCGAAACCACGAAATACGCCGTGTCCATTCCGCACTTGGGCAGCCTGATCCTGACGCATAGCTGGGACGGTGAAATCCGTGGCCTCAAATCGTTTCCGAAAGAGGATCGGCCGAACTCGACCGTCGTGTTCTGGAGCTTCCGGATCATGGCCGGGCTTGGCGTGCTGATGATCCTGATGAGCGTGGCCGGCTTCGTACTACGGCGGAAAAACAAGCTGTTCGAATCGAAGATGTTCCAGCGCTTCGTGCTGGTGATGGGACCGTCCGGCTTCATCTCGCTGCTCGCCGGCTGGGTGACGACCGAAGCGGGGCGTCAACCGTGGGTTGTCTACGGCGTGATGCGCACGGCGCAAGCCGTGTCGCCGGTTACCGCGCAGCAAGTGGGCGTAACGCTGCTGATCTTCGTGATTGTTTATACGCTCGTGTTCGGCACCGGCATCTACTACCTGCTCAAGCTGCTTAAAACAGGTCCTGCATTGCCCGGCACGATCACGCGCGCCCCCCGCATGGACGATGACAACCATACCGCGCGCCGGCCGCTGTCCGTCGCAACGCATTCAATAGAAGGAGCCTGA